Within Pseudodesulfovibrio senegalensis, the genomic segment AATTCCTCAAAAGAGGGAAACAATAAAGGAAAGAGCCGTAACCGGCAAGGAAAACGGCATCAGAGTGAACTATCAAGCACAGGAAAGCTTGACATAGTCATCCACGGAAACATCGTTCCAGGACTTGCTTGTCCAGTATGCCGTGGCCCAAATCATCAGGGCCGTGGCCTGCAGATCACTCAGGCGACGAAGCTTGACTTCAAGATTGCTCTTGCTCGCCCCGTGCTGGATATGAACGTTCTTCTCGTCGCAGGCCTCCTCGACACGCAACATCAGATACGCCTGCTTGGACTGGTTGGGCAAAAGTTTTACATCCCGGTGGGACTCCAGCAATGTCTTCAATTCGGCAACGGAGAATTCGGAAGACACATTGCGGATGGATTTGAAAAAAACATCAACAGCCCAGGGCAGAATAAATTCCGCACCGGCACTCTTGGTCTTGAAAAATTCCTTCAACCACTTTTCGTGGTCTTGCGATATGCGCGCAGCGACCTGAGGCATGATCCTGAATCCTCCCTCCGTAGGACGGGCGTGGGCCACCGGGTATCAAACAACAAATTTCACATAGCCCAACTCGAACAATAGATCAAGATTTTTTCTAGAGAATACTTAAACAAAAAAAATCAGTTATCAACCGCCAAACACGGTACGCACCTGGCGAAACAGACTCAGCAGCAAAGAATCAGGGGCATCCACACCATCGATATTCAACCGCACAATCTCGGTAACAGTGTTCCCGCTCGGCGTGACTGTCTGTGCCGTCACCAAAACGATATCCTGCTGTACTGCCCGGCCCGAGTCATCCAATTTGACAACCAACACCCAGTTTCCCGATGTATACTGCCAGGACGTATCAACCACTCGCGCACCGGAAGCGCTTCGCTCTATAAGGGTCACAAAATCCTTGAGTGAAAAATGCTTGGAACCAGTCCCCTGAACCCCGAGATATTCTCCATTTGCACGAATGACCAATGGCCGCTCAAGATACTCGCTGTCAGGAAAGGCAATCCCGCCGGAACGCTCACCTCGAACAATTCTCTCCAACCGCTCGTTGGCTGCCACGGCATCCTTGAGACGCAATTCGAGTTCGCTGACACGGGAGGACATGCTCTGCTTCATATCGGCATACTCGTCACGCAACCCTCGAACCTCATCTCGCAAAGAACGGATTTCACTCCGAAACAACCCCTGGTCATCAAGGGCGTCGGATATTTTGGCCAAGACAGCCTCCAATCCGGAAGATGAAGCCCCAGCAACATTAGTCAACCGTTGATCACGTTGATCATTATTGACCAAGCCACTGAATTTAAGTGCTAATTCATTTTCAATTTGTTCAACTGTCCAATTCTCTCCAAACATCTCACGTATCCTCCTGAATATTTCAAGAGCCTCCATAGGGTAGCGTCGGCGCCGCCCCTCACCTCCTGACGACGGAATAAATCTCTGAAATTTATCCTTATAATACACTATTGTAGAGGGAGGTATATCCAACCTCCTCCCCACTTCTCGCAAACTCATATACTTGGACTGTCGTTGCATACCTACACCACTCTATTGCTCATCTACTGAACAAAATATCTTAATATATTTTTTTGTCAAGCCTTTTTTGACCAACTAATGAACAACCAAGAGCACAAAAAAAGGGCACGGACAACCGTACCCCTTAACAGAAAAATGGATAGAAACTACTTTTTCACCAGCACACTCTTGAATTCGTTCAAAAGAGCGCGCACTTTCTGCAACCGCTCCATCTGTTCAGGGTCAGTCACCTGACGCGAAAGCAAAACTGATTGCGTTTCCATCTCGCTCACCATTCCATACTGCATATGCACTGGAATCTCCTCCAGACTATCAACGCGACTGCCCAAGACCTGAACATCAGATTTCAGCGTGCGCAAGGCTTTGACCTCGTCGGCAACCCCGGCGATATTCCGATTCAACCCAAAAAAGAAAATGGCCAGCAACACAACAGACAGCAAGGAAACGATCATTGCGACTCGACTCATATCCCGGCCGGTACGCTCCTGGGCAGCTTTCTCTGCGACAACATCTTCCTGCTCAGAAACATCTTCAACAAGATGAAGATTTGTCTTTTCGGTATTCATTGAACCTCCGCTCTCATAAATCTCCCAATATTACCAAACAGCTGAGCCAAAACCTACTCCAGGGCCGCAAAGGAATCAAGCCCTGGACAAAAAAGAAGAAAAGCTCACGATACAACATAAAGCATCGAAAATGTCCGTGCACATTCCATTTGTGGCCGTATATGCCAACGGATCGGTGCATGTTATAATTATGTACAGAGACCGCTTTCACGTTGCTATTGTCTGGACGCATTTTTTTACATATGATAAAGAATAACATTACAGTCGTAAAAATTTTTTATGAATACATAAACTCTGGAGTGTACACATGGAAGAGTATCTGAAACAAGCTCTTGAAATTGTAAAGGCACAGGCAAGCGTGCGCACCATGACGGAAGAAGAGATCACTTCCATGGTACAAAAGCTTTCCGCAGGCATACAGGCAATCGCTGAAGGCGATTCTCTTGAAGCCGAAGAAAAAATGGCCTGCGAACCACAAAAAGCCATCAGGGAAAAATCCATCATATGTTGTGTCTGCGGAAAATCATTTAAAATCCTGACAAAAAAACATCTTGCCAGTCACGACCTTACCCCAGCAGAATATCGCGAAAAATTCGGCTACAAGAAAAACTTCCCATTGGTGTGCAAATCCCTGCAACGCGAACGCCGCAAAAAAAT encodes:
- a CDS encoding MerR family transcriptional regulator → MQRQSKYMSLREVGRRLDIPPSTIVYYKDKFQRFIPSSGGEGRRRRYPMEALEIFRRIREMFGENWTVEQIENELALKFSGLVNNDQRDQRLTNVAGASSSGLEAVLAKISDALDDQGLFRSEIRSLRDEVRGLRDEYADMKQSMSSRVSELELRLKDAVAANERLERIVRGERSGGIAFPDSEYLERPLVIRANGEYLGVQGTGSKHFSLKDFVTLIERSASGARVVDTSWQYTSGNWVLVVKLDDSGRAVQQDIVLVTAQTVTPSGNTVTEIVRLNIDGVDAPDSLLLSLFRQVRTVFGG
- a CDS encoding MucR family transcriptional regulator; translation: MEEYLKQALEIVKAQASVRTMTEEEITSMVQKLSAGIQAIAEGDSLEAEEKMACEPQKAIREKSIICCVCGKSFKILTKKHLASHDLTPAEYREKFGYKKNFPLVCKSLQRERRKKMKEMKLWTKRKTNKK